From Mercenaria mercenaria strain notata chromosome 17, MADL_Memer_1, whole genome shotgun sequence, the proteins below share one genomic window:
- the LOC123537465 gene encoding uncharacterized protein LOC123537465: METSFLIRTYLICFSISSLILQIIGLTGHNWFGFSLTMNTDGINVTGKMHGGLFHFSPLEICEGNQTVCKTPDLYLPEERKTFDELNRKFSQILLILRSLVITGITTSSCGIILLYLYLFTSKKPKILLCTGTASAISWMFTALPELTAVGVQIYVNLNIKKSVNIMPNSGQNHEEDNLQATFITPWDVTIVGVGAALAFVVGVIVFLTTFEKLRNNTVIRFRKSSLGNDEIRIIDNNEENTDEEEI; the protein is encoded by the exons ATGGAGACATCATTTTTGATACGGACATATCTAATATGCTTTAGCATTTCGTCGTTAATACTGCAAATAATTGGATTAACGGGACATAACTGGTTTGGATTTTCTTTAACTATGAACACAGATGGGATCAATGTGACAGGAAAAATGCACGGCGGTTTATTTCACTTTTCACCATTAGAGATTTGCGAGGGGAATCAAACAGTTTGTAAAACACCTGATCTTTATTTACCCGAAGAGAGAAAGACATTTGATG AACTAAATAGGAAATTTTCACAGATACTGCTTATCCTTAGAAGTTTGGTTATTACTGGAATTACAACTTCATCCTGTGGTATTATCCTGCTGTATCTATATCTATTTACTTCCAAGAAACCAAAGATTCTACTTTGCACCGGTACCGCTTCTGCCATCTCGTGGATGTTTACAG CTCTACCGGAATTGACTGCAGTTGGTGTACAGATTTATGTCAATCTGAACATAAAAAAGTCTGTCAACATTATGCCAAATAGTGGACAAAATCATGAAGAAGACAATCTGCAAGCAACATTTATTACACCATGGGATGTTACAATAGTAG GTGTTGGTGCCGCCTTAGCATTTGTTGTTGGAGTCATTGTTTTCTTGACAActtttgaaaaattaagaaataatactgTGATACGGTTTAGAAAATCTTCACTAGGTAATGATGAGATCAGAATTATAGATAATAATGAGGAAAATACAGATGAGgaagaaatttga